Proteins encoded together in one Deinococcus hopiensis KR-140 window:
- a CDS encoding YbaY family lipoprotein: MKRLTLLLTVTLLATPALAQGIRITKPSSQMGSSMSSGTVTTTTTTSATSSTMMDAPKGWRVVAGRIRAPRDVRLPAGSKVILTLEDVTVMDAPSKALLTVSFPASRLSTPYQIQFSPSRISARRTYAVMARVTDSNGRLLYITDQTHELPRAARAVLDLQVKAVR; the protein is encoded by the coding sequence ATGAAACGACTCACGCTGCTGCTCACGGTCACCCTGCTGGCAACTCCGGCACTCGCCCAGGGCATCCGCATCACCAAGCCCAGTTCCCAGATGGGGAGCAGCATGTCCTCGGGGACGGTCACCACCACCACGACGACTTCGGCGACGAGCAGCACCATGATGGATGCGCCGAAAGGCTGGCGCGTGGTGGCCGGTCGGATCCGCGCGCCCCGCGACGTGCGCCTGCCTGCGGGCAGCAAGGTCATCCTCACCCTGGAGGACGTGACCGTGATGGACGCGCCCAGCAAGGCCCTGCTGACCGTAAGTTTCCCCGCCTCGCGCCTCTCCACGCCCTACCAGATCCAGTTCAGCCCCTCGCGTATCAGCGCCAGGCGGACCTACGCGGTCATGGCCCGCGTGACCGACTCCAATGGCCGCCTGCTCTACATCACGGACCAGACGCACGAACTGCCCCGCGCGGCGCGGGCGGTGCTGGACTTGCAGGTAAAGGCGGTCAGGTAG
- a CDS encoding DNA-3-methyladenine glycosylase family protein, whose protein sequence is MPAASPLPPLADHAEGLAWLSRDPALGAMLAPLPALPVLTPAPDPFGTLVRSVVGQQLSVKAAASIHTRLCTALGGVSAETLRGAVPENLRAQGLSWAKVRTVQALADAALSGAVDFEQLSALPDEEVIAALTPLPGIGRWTVEMFLLFGLARPDVFSFGDLVLRQGVERLYPEATTRAAQEAVVAAWSPYRSLASRAFWFEVALRRAAAKGGGEVSPLEPV, encoded by the coding sequence ATGCCTGCCGCCTCTCCTCTTCCCCCTCTCGCCGATCATGCCGAGGGCCTCGCATGGCTGAGCCGTGATCCTGCGCTGGGAGCCATGCTCGCTCCGCTTCCGGCCCTGCCCGTACTGACGCCGGCGCCAGACCCCTTTGGGACGCTGGTGCGGAGCGTGGTGGGACAGCAGCTCTCGGTGAAGGCGGCGGCGAGCATCCATACCCGGCTCTGCACAGCGCTGGGAGGCGTCTCCGCCGAAACGCTGCGCGGAGCAGTCCCCGAGAACCTGCGCGCCCAGGGCCTGTCGTGGGCCAAGGTCCGCACCGTGCAGGCCCTCGCGGACGCGGCACTCTCGGGAGCGGTGGACTTCGAACAGCTGTCGGCCCTGCCTGACGAGGAAGTCATTGCGGCCCTCACGCCGCTCCCCGGCATCGGGCGCTGGACGGTGGAGATGTTCCTGCTGTTCGGCCTCGCGCGGCCAGACGTGTTCAGCTTCGGGGATCTGGTGCTCCGGCAGGGGGTGGAGCGGCTCTACCCGGAGGCCACCACCCGCGCGGCGCAGGAGGCTGTGGTGGCAGCATGGTCCCCGTACCGTTCGCTGGCTTCCCGCGCCTTCTGGTTCGAGGTGGCGCTGCGGCGGGCGGCAGCGAAGGGAGGCGGAGAAGTGTCGCCGCTGGAGCCGGTGTAG